One genomic region from Haloprofundus salinisoli encodes:
- a CDS encoding 5-methyltetrahydropteroyltriglutamate--homocysteine methyltransferase, whose protein sequence is MTELVATTPGLHPLPDWAKQRLSELKGHQKGDLISGDEGPEIVDAYEQTREEVVADQQGANLDRIVEGQLRWDDNLAHPLTVHDNVETGGIVRYYDNNNFYRDPQVAGELDFSGDVAAELESASELLGGDDALQAVLPGPYSLADLATDEHYGDDAEFLDAVGEFLAGEVEAFPEHETLFLLEPSLVENAPGDDLDARASEAIDTVAAATDADVVVHSYWGALEEKVYAHLMDADVDAIGFDVVAGDRSRTLYNVNEYGTKESVALGLVDGQNTLVESPGTVRDRIEWVQEQIPAQEFDTVYATSNTELFYLPVNKYQEKLAALAEGVALARGEETEVRA, encoded by the coding sequence ATGACCGAACTCGTAGCCACGACGCCGGGGCTGCATCCGTTGCCCGACTGGGCGAAGCAGCGGCTCTCGGAGTTGAAAGGCCACCAGAAAGGCGACCTCATAAGCGGCGACGAGGGGCCCGAAATCGTCGACGCGTACGAGCAGACGCGCGAAGAAGTCGTCGCCGACCAGCAGGGCGCGAACCTCGACCGGATCGTCGAGGGGCAACTTCGCTGGGACGACAACCTCGCGCACCCGTTGACCGTCCACGACAACGTCGAGACGGGCGGCATCGTCCGCTACTACGACAACAACAACTTCTACCGCGACCCGCAGGTCGCCGGCGAGCTCGACTTCTCCGGCGACGTGGCGGCGGAACTGGAGTCGGCGAGCGAACTGCTCGGCGGCGACGACGCGCTGCAGGCCGTCCTCCCGGGGCCGTACTCGCTGGCCGACCTCGCTACCGACGAGCACTACGGCGACGACGCGGAGTTCCTGGACGCGGTCGGCGAGTTCCTCGCCGGTGAGGTCGAGGCGTTCCCCGAGCACGAGACGCTGTTTCTCCTCGAACCGTCGCTCGTCGAGAACGCGCCCGGTGACGACCTCGACGCGCGAGCGAGCGAGGCCATCGATACGGTGGCGGCGGCGACGGACGCCGACGTCGTCGTCCACAGCTACTGGGGCGCGCTGGAGGAGAAAGTCTATGCGCACCTGATGGACGCCGACGTCGACGCCATCGGCTTCGACGTGGTGGCGGGCGACCGCTCGCGGACGCTCTACAACGTCAACGAGTACGGCACGAAAGAGAGCGTGGCGCTCGGCCTCGTCGACGGCCAGAACACGCTCGTCGAGTCGCCCGGGACCGTCCGCGACCGCATCGAGTGGGTGCAAGAGCAGATTCCCGCACAGGAGTTCGACACCGTCTACGCGACGAGCAACACCGAACTGTTCTACCTGCCGGTGAACAAGTACCAAGAGAAACTCGCCGCCTTGGCCGAGGGCGTCGCTCTCGCTCGCGGCGAGGAGACGGAGGTGCGAGCATGA
- a CDS encoding HemK2/MTQ2 family protein methyltransferase, with the protein MSGDEKGKPETATRDSLADRRGVETRVYQPAEDSGLLAKAAVEHARGRTLEVGTGSGWIAAKVAAETDADVVASDLNPHACRQAKARSEDLRAAGGEGFDVARADLFSPFADGAFDTVLFNPPYLPTDPDNEWGDWMEVALSGGESGRELIDPFVDGVGRVLADGGQALLLVSSLSGYDEVVQRAENRGFEVEPVVEESYPFETLSILRLTD; encoded by the coding sequence ATGAGCGGCGACGAGAAGGGTAAACCGGAGACGGCGACCCGCGACTCGCTGGCCGACCGCCGCGGCGTCGAAACGCGCGTCTACCAACCGGCCGAAGACTCCGGTCTGCTTGCGAAAGCCGCGGTCGAACACGCCCGCGGACGAACGCTCGAAGTCGGCACCGGATCGGGGTGGATTGCCGCGAAAGTCGCCGCCGAAACCGACGCCGACGTCGTCGCCTCCGACCTCAACCCCCACGCCTGCCGGCAGGCGAAAGCGAGGTCGGAGGACCTGCGAGCGGCGGGCGGGGAGGGGTTCGACGTCGCCCGCGCGGACCTCTTCTCGCCGTTCGCCGACGGCGCGTTCGACACAGTGCTTTTCAATCCGCCGTATCTGCCGACCGACCCCGACAACGAGTGGGGCGACTGGATGGAAGTCGCGCTGTCAGGCGGCGAGTCCGGCCGAGAACTCATCGACCCGTTCGTCGACGGCGTCGGCCGCGTGCTCGCCGACGGTGGACAGGCGCTACTTCTCGTGAGCAGTCTCTCGGGCTACGACGAGGTGGTTCAGCGCGCCGAGAACCGCGGGTTCGAAGTCGAACCGGTCGTCGAGGAGTCGTACCCGTTCGAGACGCTGTCGATTCTTCGACTTACCGACTGA